Within the Salinimonas marina genome, the region TGGCGCCATCCAGCGTACCAATGGTTACGGCGCCGTTAAGGGCCAGCTTCATGTTACCGGTACCCGACGCTTCTTTACCGGCTGTACTGATTTGTTCTGACACATCTGATGCCGGAATCATTTTTTCAGCCAGAGAAACACGGTAATTGGGCAAAAATACCACTTTTAACTTGTCGCCCACCCGCGGATCATTGTTGACCTTGTTAGCCACCATATTAATGGCATAAATGATGTCTTTGGCCAGTGTATACGCTGGTGCTGCTTTGGCGCCAAAAATAAATACCCGTGGATGCATATCATAATCAGGATTTTCCAGAATACGACGATACAGGGCCATGATATGCAGCAGATTCAGATGCTGGCGCTTGTATTCATGCAGGCGTTTAATCTGCACATCAAAAATGGCATCGGTACTTACCTCAATACCGGTCGAAGCCAGAATTTCTTCTGCCAGCATTTTTTTATTGGCCTGTTTAACCTGCATAAACTGCTTCTGGAATGTTTTATTGGTGGCGTGCTTGGCCAGCCCTTCCAGTTTCTTCAGATTAATCGGCCAGTCTTCACCAATCTTTTTATCAATCAGCTTCGACAGTGCCGGGTTACAGGCTTTCAACCATCGACGTGGGGTAATGCCGTTCGTAACGTTGGTCAGCTTTTCTGGCCATAGTTCATCAAATTCAGGGAATAGGTTTTGTTTCACTAAGCGAGAATGCAGTTCAGCCACGCCGTTGACCCGGAAAGATCCGATAACAGACAGATGACCCATACGCACCATCTTCTCGCCGCCTTCTTCGATGATAGACAGTTTGGCTTTCATGAGATTATCGCCCGGCCATTTTTTATCCACCTCATCCATAAAGCGATGGTTGATCTCATAAATGATTTCAAGATGGCGCGGCAGAATTTTTTCCAGCATACGGGCTGGCCATTTTTCCAGGGCTTCTGGCAATAAGGTATGGTTGGTATACGCAAAGACCTTGGTGGATATTCCCCATGCGGTATCCCAGTCCAGCTGCGCGCGATCAACCAGAATGCGCATCAATTCAGGAATGGCTATGGCCGGATGCGTATCATTAAGCTGAATCACCACCTGCTCGGCAAACCGGCTCCAGTCATCTTTGTGAGCACGCTTATAACGGCGAATGATGTCTTTCAATGAGCAAGAGCAAAAGAAATATTGCTGAATCAGACGCAGCTCTTTACCGGCTTCGGTTTCATCGTTGGGATACAACACTTTAGAGATGGTCTCAGCCTGAACATTTTCGCGCTGAGCATCCACATAGCCGCCTGCGTTAAAGACATCCCAGTTAAAATAACCAGATGATTCGGACTGCCACAAGCGCAGTACGTTAACGGTTTTACCCCCGTAGCCCACCACTGGAATGTCCCACGGAACCCCTTTTACAATAGAGCCCGGGTGCCATTCTTTTTGAATACGTCCATTTTCGCCGTATTTGGTCTCAACATAGCCAAATAAAGACACTTCCTGAGTCGACTCCGGACGGCAAATCTCCCATGGGTTTCCATAGTCGCGCCAGCTGTCGGGACGCTCAATCTGCGCCCCACTTCTGATTTCCTGACGAAACAAACCATGTTCGTAATGAATACCATACCCAATAGCCGGAATTTCCATGGTCGCCAATGAATCAATAAAGCAGGCCGCCAGGCGTCCCAGGCCGCCGTTGCCCAGCGCCATGTCTGGCTCTTCTTCTAGTACATCGGCAATTTCCACGCCCAGTTCTTTCAGACCGGCTTCGGCTACTTCATACAAGCCGAAATTCTGCAGATTATTAGATAGCAGACGGCCCATCAAAAACTCTGCAGAAAAATAGTGCACAGCACGGGTATCGTTCATGTAATGGGTTTTTTGGGTGCGACGTAATCCTTCAAGCACATTTTCCTGCATGGCGGCGCAGGTCGCTTTCCACCACGCATGGCTGTTGGCTTTGTTCTCGTCGGTTCCCAATGTACAGTGAAGATGACGAATTACGGCGGCTTTAAATTCGTTTTTATCAATTTTTACATCGGGTAAGGAATTGGCTTGTGAAGCGGTTGCGTTCATATCACTCTCTCACTTAGCAAAGGATACACCCGGCCAGCACTACAAAATTGGCTTAGGTGCAGGTTCAAAACGTAATAAAATTACAAAACTGAACTACGACATGACCGCAATATAGCAGCGTTACCACCAACTTTTTGTAATTTTTTTGTTAATTTTTCAAATAAAAAGGCGATATATTAAATATCGCCTTCATTGCTAACATATAATTAACTTAATAAATTATATTTTATTACAAATTAAACGTTACCGTATAATCTTGGCCACTAATTGCTCAGCTTCTCTGATGAGCTCTTGTAAGTGAGTATCACCTTTAAAGCTTTCTGCATAAATTTTGTAGATTTGCTCGGTCCCGGACGGGCGCGCTGCAAACCAGCCATTTTCGGTAGAAACCTTTAATCCTCCAATGGCAGCATTATTCCCAGAGGCATGGGTTTCAATGGCGGTGATAGGTTCGCCGGCAAGGGTGTCGCTGGTGACCGCTGAACTGTCGAGAGCGGCTAGCTTTTGTTTTTCTTCATGGCTGGCGGCCACATCCACCCGCTCATACACCGGCGCCCCGAATTGCTCGGTCAGGTTTTGATAATGTTCGCCCGGATCCTTACCGGTCACCGCCAGCATTTCGGCCGCCAGCAAACATAGAATAATCCCGTCCTTATCGGTAGCCCAGGTTTTGGCATCACGCTGCAAGAAAATACCGCCGGCACTTTCTTCCCCCGCAAAGCCAATTGTAGACTGGCCCATGCCTTCAACAAACCATTTAAAGCCCACCGGCATTTCAGCCAGTTCCCGGCCAAGTGCATTGGCTACACGATTAATCATGGAGCTGGAAACCAGAGTCTTGCCCACTTTTAGTGTCTCGGGCCATTGCTGGCGATGGGTAAACAGATACTGGATGGCCACGGCCAGATAATGGTTCGGATTCATTAAACCCTGACTGCGACAGACAATCCCGTGCCGGTCAAAATCAGGATCGTTACCCCAGGCCAAATCAAACTGGTCTTTCAGTTCAATAAGCCCGGCCATGGCATAAGCCGAAGAGCAATCCATCCGCAGTTTGCCGTCTTTGTCGCGGCGCATAAACGCAAATTGCGGATCAACCTCGTTATTAACCACCTTGATATTCAGACCATATTTTTCTGCAATGCGCTCCCAGTAGCCTACTCCGGCGCCGCCCAGCGGATCAGTACCCAGCGTCAGCTTCGCTTTTGCTATCGCCTGCATATCGATAACATTTGCCAGCTCATCGATATAGGGTTCCATAAAGTCTTCTTCGCGTACCAAATCACTGGCCATAGCCTGACGTAGATCAAGCCGTTTAACCTCCCGGTTGTCATCCGCGATCAGCGCATTAGCCCGCTGTTGAATAATGCCGGTAACATTTGAGTCGGCCGGCCCGCCATGGGGGGATTGTACTTGAAGCCACCATCACCGGGCGGATTATGTGACGGGGTTATCACCACGCCATCTGCCAGATTGTCAGAACGCCCTGCATTATGGCGCAGGATAGTGCGGGAAATAACCGGGGTAGGTGTATAGCCACGGCTGGCATTGTCACTTTGTTGAATTATCACCTGCACTTTGTTGGCACACAGCACTTCGATGGCGGTAAGCATGGCCGGCTCGGACAATGCGTGCGTATCTTTACCAATAAATAGCGGACCGCTGATGTTGTGCTGTTCGCGGTATTCGGCTAACGCCTGACAAATGGCTGCAATATGGGTATCAGTGAAGGTGGCATTCACCGCCGTACCGCGGTGCCCCGACGTGCCAAAACTGACGGCTTCGGCCGCATTTTCCGCATCCGGTTTGTGTGCATAATACTGACTTACCAGATGTGCCACATTAATGAGTTGTTCACGAGCGGCAGGTTGCCCCGCCTGAGGATGTAAAGCCATGCAGTTTCCTTGTCGGTTGTAGTAAACAGCGTTAGTCGGTAATTACTTAGGCAAAGCGATTAAGCAAACTGTTGCTGGTTTTCTGATCGTAGCCCAACAGCTGCAAAACCTGCTCCAGCATCGCCACTTTTTTGGCCGTATTGTTGTTGGTCACTACCCAAAAAGCGCTGCCCGGGATTTGTTTGGGGTTGGTACTGCTGCCGGTTTTTAATAACGCTTCTTTACTGGTGGCAAAATACACCCGGTTTTTGCCTTTAATTTTTTCAACTTCGGCAAATTCCTGGGGATGCAGCTCATGGAGCTGTGCCAGCATAAACAAAAACAAATCCACCCGCTTAGTGTAGTCTTTTAATACATCAGGCGTAGCCCGTTTAAGAATATCATCAGACTGACGCGTTTTGGCTGTTCGCGCAGGCGTAGCTTCAGCCGCTTTTTTAGCTGCCTGCGATACGGTTGCTTTGGCGGGCGATGACGGGGTGCCTTCGGCGGTTTTTGCTGACATATTTTGTGCGGTTGCCGGTGTCATGAGCAATCGACGTAAGATATCTGACGCACTTTCGCCAATGTGCTTTGTTTCACCGGCGATAAATGCGTACAAATCATCATCTATTTCAATACTTTTCATAAACCACTTCCTTAAATAGCTTGCCCATTATAGACAACCCGCCGCCTTGTCGCAGCACTTTATCCGCCTTAATTTGCCAAACATTTGATGCTAAATTAATCAGTTGCGCTTTTGTGTCTATACTCACGTATTAGTAAAACAATTTTTTTAAAGCTTTGTCTTGCTAAGATAAATTAACATCGGCAACTGGAGTGGTAGCCACGGATGAACAACACGCAATATCAGGCGTTAACCAACGCGTTGAGTCAGCATATTATTGGTAAGTCCCACCAGCTAAAACTTGCTTTGGCGTGCATTCTGGCAAATGGTCATCTGCTGATTGAAGACTTACCCGGTATGGGCAAAACCACCCTATCCCATGCGCTGGCTCGTCTGTTTGGCTTGCAGTTTTCCCGGATCCAGTTTACCTCTGACTTATTGCCGGCTGATATGTTAGGCAGCAATATCTACAATACCCAGACACAGAGCTTTGAGTTTCGTCATGGTCCGGTATTCAGTCAGCTGGTGCTGGCCGATGAGATTAACCGCGCCAGCCCTAAAACCCAAAGCGCGTTACTTGAAGCGATGGAAGAACAGCAAGTCAGCATTGATGGCCAGACCTTCAGGCTGCCCGATCCGTTTTTTGTTATTGGCACCCAAAACCCTTCCTATCAGTCGGGTACCTATCCTTTACCAGAGTCCCAGCTCGATCGTTTTTTGATGCGGATTTCACTAGGCTATCCAGACTGGGATGCTGAAAAAGCAATGCTGATGCAAGCCGGTATCGATAGAGACAGTAGCATGCCTGAGGCGGTGGTGTGTGCAAACACGCTGGCCCAGTGGCAGTCCAGTGTGGTTAATGTGCATGCCGCCGACGCGGTCATAGACTACATTCTGCGTCTGGTCACCATGAGCCGCACCACGCCCGGCTATCCTCATGCCCTGTCACCACGGGCCAGTAAAGCCATTCTGGCCGCTGCCAAAGCCTGGGCGTTTATGCACGAACGAAATTATGTTGTTCCTGAAGATGTGCAGGCGGTTTTTGAATCGGTTGCAGAACACCGCATGCGTTCAGCAAATATGGAGCAGGCTGAAGATACGGTGCTTAGCCAGCGGTTGCTGGAAAGCGTTGATCCGCTGGCAGCCTGATGCGCCTGGCGAGGATTAAAAATCGACTTATGCTACGCTGGCTGGCCAGTCGTATTCCTGAAAAGCAACGCCATCAGCTAGACGCCCGTTCGATATTTATCTTTCCTACGGTGTTTGGATTTTGCTTTCTTATCCTGTGTGTATGTCTATTTGTGCTGGGCACAAACTATCAAAATAACCTGCTGTTATTACTCAGCTACTTTTTTATCGCCCTGGGGCTGGTTACGCTATTTACCAGTTACCGTAATTTTTCGCGGATCCAGTTACAGGCCCGCGGCATAAATC harbors:
- a CDS encoding AAA family ATPase — translated: MNNTQYQALTNALSQHIIGKSHQLKLALACILANGHLLIEDLPGMGKTTLSHALARLFGLQFSRIQFTSDLLPADMLGSNIYNTQTQSFEFRHGPVFSQLVLADEINRASPKTQSALLEAMEEQQVSIDGQTFRLPDPFFVIGTQNPSYQSGTYPLPESQLDRFLMRISLGYPDWDAEKAMLMQAGIDRDSSMPEAVVCANTLAQWQSSVVNVHAADAVIDYILRLVTMSRTTPGYPHALSPRASKAILAAAKAWAFMHERNYVVPEDVQAVFESVAEHRMRSANMEQAEDTVLSQRLLESVDPLAA
- a CDS encoding glycogen/starch/alpha-glucan phosphorylase translates to MNATASQANSLPDVKIDKNEFKAAVIRHLHCTLGTDENKANSHAWWKATCAAMQENVLEGLRRTQKTHYMNDTRAVHYFSAEFLMGRLLSNNLQNFGLYEVAEAGLKELGVEIADVLEEEPDMALGNGGLGRLAACFIDSLATMEIPAIGYGIHYEHGLFRQEIRSGAQIERPDSWRDYGNPWEICRPESTQEVSLFGYVETKYGENGRIQKEWHPGSIVKGVPWDIPVVGYGGKTVNVLRLWQSESSGYFNWDVFNAGGYVDAQRENVQAETISKVLYPNDETEAGKELRLIQQYFFCSCSLKDIIRRYKRAHKDDWSRFAEQVVIQLNDTHPAIAIPELMRILVDRAQLDWDTAWGISTKVFAYTNHTLLPEALEKWPARMLEKILPRHLEIIYEINHRFMDEVDKKWPGDNLMKAKLSIIEEGGEKMVRMGHLSVIGSFRVNGVAELHSRLVKQNLFPEFDELWPEKLTNVTNGITPRRWLKACNPALSKLIDKKIGEDWPINLKKLEGLAKHATNKTFQKQFMQVKQANKKMLAEEILASTGIEVSTDAIFDVQIKRLHEYKRQHLNLLHIMALYRRILENPDYDMHPRVFIFGAKAAPAYTLAKDIIYAINMVANKVNNDPRVGDKLKVVFLPNYRVSLAEKMIPASDVSEQISTAGKEASGTGNMKLALNGAVTIGTLDGANVEIAEEVGDDNIFIFGLTVDEVTETLKAGYNPKDYYYQDAEIKAVLDWLETDYFTPGKPGALVSIKQSLLDMGDPYLVLADFRAYSDAQIEVDKAYRDKERWAEMVIINTAMMGKFTSDRSIQDYVDRVWNLDPCPVSRPQS
- the seqA gene encoding replication initiation negative regulator SeqA — translated: MKSIEIDDDLYAFIAGETKHIGESASDILRRLLMTPATAQNMSAKTAEGTPSSPAKATVSQAAKKAAEATPARTAKTRQSDDILKRATPDVLKDYTKRVDLFLFMLAQLHELHPQEFAEVEKIKGKNRVYFATSKEALLKTGSSTNPKQIPGSAFWVVTNNNTAKKVAMLEQVLQLLGYDQKTSNSLLNRFA